From the Chryseobacterium sp. G0201 genome, the window CGGGGTAAAAGTAAAATCACCATTTCCAAACATGATTGTATTCCCTGCGCCTAAAACATCCAGAAACCCATCATTATCAAAATCATAAGTAACATATTCTCTGCTCAAAGTATTTACAATGTCATAGCCGGAACCCGTAGATTTATCTGTAAATGTGCCGTCACCATTATTCTTCATCACTTTGCTAAGACCATTACTTGTAGAATTAATTCCTATAACAGCGTCCATCCAACCATCATTATTAAAATCTCCCCAAGCAGCAGACCATGTCTGTGTCGGATTAGCCATATTCGCAGCAAGAGCAACGTTGGTGAAAGTTCCGTTTCCGTTATTTCTGTGAAGCTCGTCTATATTTCCTCCGGGGCCAGAACCTCCTCCACTGCATTTTGCGATGTATAAATCCAGATCACCATCGTTATCATAATCAATCCAGATAGAGCCATAATTTCCTCCTGAAGGGAAATCTCCCATTCCTCCCTGATTATGGTTCATATTTGCTCCATCATTCATATAATATCTGTTCGGAGCATTATCATCACAAATGAAAGCATCCAGTTTTCCATCATTATTGATATCTATAAAATTCGTTCTCTGAACTAAAAAAGATTGTGGTTTTCTATCAGAAGTGAAAGCTGTTCCGTCTGCACTAGCTTTTACAAAAGCTATTCCGCTTCCCGAGCCATACACAAGATCATTAAAGCCGTTATTGTCGTAATCTCCGGCTGCAATGCTCCATGAAGGTAATATTGTTGTATTGGGAATTGTATAGGTAACATCGTTGAATCCACCTCCCTGCTTTTGATACGAGATAACGATTTGAGTATTATTTACAACAGAAACAATATCATCTAAATAATCCCCATTCATGTCTACCACACAGTTATTGTAACTCCCGGCTACCGTAACCGGCTGAGAAGTAAATGAAAGTCGATTAATAACAGGTGCCGATTCAGTTACTTTAAAATTAAATCCTAAACTAGACCATTTGTTGTCGAACACCACATAATAGGTATTTCCCGCAACTGCTCCAAAGGTAACCTGTGAAGAAGTACCAGAAGAGTCATCATTTGCTGCAATACATGCTAATGCTCCACAACTTCCTGAATATACCATTACTCTTGTATCTACATTCTGCCCCGTAACTACCGAAGAAACAGTAACATTCTTATTGGCAGTAGCTGTGTATTTGTACCATACCGCTGCTGATCCGAGAGTTCCCAAATTACAAACTGTGGATGGTGGCGTTCCTGTAATGGCAGGTGCTGTATATGTTCCTACCGTAAGATTTACTGCAGAAGCACAAGTAAGTTGTGCTATTCCCCATGTTATATTAGATAATAAAACAAAAAAGGATAATTTTTTTCTCATATTTTTCAATTTGGTTATTCGTTTTTAAGGACAGTTTTGGTTAAGAGAATTGATCCATTGCTTTAAGAGTTCTACTCCTTCATCGTG encodes:
- a CDS encoding FG-GAP-like repeat-containing protein; translation: MRKKLSFFVLLSNITWGIAQLTCASAVNLTVGTYTAPAITGTPPSTVCNLGTLGSAAVWYKYTATANKNVTVSSVVTGQNVDTRVMVYSGSCGALACIAANDDSSGTSSQVTFGAVAGNTYYVVFDNKWSSLGFNFKVTESAPVINRLSFTSQPVTVAGSYNNCVVDMNGDYLDDIVSVVNNTQIVISYQKQGGGFNDVTYTIPNTTILPSWSIAAGDYDNNGFNDLVYGSGSGIAFVKASADGTAFTSDRKPQSFLVQRTNFIDINNDGKLDAFICDDNAPNRYYMNDGANMNHNQGGMGDFPSGGNYGSIWIDYDNDGDLDLYIAKCSGGGSGPGGNIDELHRNNGNGTFTNVALAANMANPTQTWSAAWGDFNNDGWMDAVIGINSTSNGLSKVMKNNGDGTFTDKSTGSGYDIVNTLSREYVTYDFDNDGFLDVLGAGNTIMFGNGDFTFTPNASTYSLNATKRPIGDLNHDGFLDIQNGNTVLMNAGNNNKWLKVTLKGTQSNRNGIGARVEIYGAWGKQIRDVQSGTGFGNMSTLNAHFGIGQATAITKVVIKWPSGIVDTVYNVTPNTTLNVVEGSFLNTRDIQATQEIFTVYPNPSDDIINFKSKNDFTPTEAKVYEMTGRMVLQTKVERNSISIKQLNSGIYMLVLTDKNGKTYSQKLTKK